The Cellulophaga sp. L1A9 genome window below encodes:
- a CDS encoding DUF2306 domain-containing protein, which yields MEKTIQILIYIHATFGGFALLAGLVSIIAKKGKNIHRKSGLIFFYSMILSGIIAMIVALLPNHESPFLFAVGIFSLYFVLTGNRALNFKRKHPDLKIDKLISIIMITTGILMISLPIILTKSINIILVVFAIVGIIFSVRDLILFKNPERLRKGWLKLHLGKMLGGYISATTAFVVVNGFFPSFYGWFIPGIVGGLIIAYWMRKMNKKTKTVANTV from the coding sequence ATGGAAAAAACGATACAAATATTAATATATATTCACGCAACATTTGGTGGTTTTGCTTTGCTTGCAGGTTTGGTTTCAATAATTGCCAAAAAAGGAAAAAATATTCACAGAAAATCTGGGCTGATTTTTTTCTATTCTATGATATTATCTGGAATAATAGCTATGATAGTTGCTCTTTTGCCCAATCACGAAAGCCCATTTTTATTCGCAGTCGGAATTTTTAGTCTATATTTTGTTTTAACAGGAAATAGAGCTTTGAATTTTAAAAGAAAACATCCTGATTTGAAAATTGACAAATTAATATCAATTATTATGATTACAACTGGAATTTTAATGATTTCACTACCAATCATACTAACAAAAAGTATAAATATAATTCTTGTAGTTTTTGCAATTGTTGGAATAATATTTTCTGTGAGAGATTTAATATTATTTAAAAATCCTGAACGATTGAGAAAAGGATGGTTGAAATTACATTTAGGAAAAATGTTAGGCGGTTACATTTCAGCAACAACTGCATTTGTAGTAGTGAATGGATTTTTTCCAAGTTTTTATGGTTGGTTTATTCCTGGAATTGTTGGAGGATTAATAATAGCATATTGGATGAGAAAAATGAATAAAAAAACAAAAACAGTTGCCAACACCGTATAA
- a CDS encoding toxin-antitoxin system YwqK family antitoxin, with amino-acid sequence MKIKILLLLLLFIQNVFSQDVKEEYLYSDGLQYFFIENGKWVRYFRGDEKSKSRIREITNFKNGKREGKFTYFSTTGEIKREGFYLNNKEHGEIITYDRKGDLSIVRNCVNGKTIESKHYSFGKVSSNSKIDLKTNVEIIKEYDSNGNLNKTTNKKGELENVKLFNKNGLLTNEFVLYQNKRIGKDIKYDINGIRSIEEYLEDKTRIYTKYNSKDKSITVEGKYNERGAKVGTWKNYYNNKIYDIRSYKNGKLNGTYKQFRSNGDLSEEGKYKDGKKDGEWIYYSRIDNKIDKTINYNNGVKI; translated from the coding sequence ATGAAAATAAAGATTCTATTACTTTTATTATTATTTATTCAAAATGTTTTTTCACAAGACGTGAAAGAAGAATACTTATACTCAGATGGATTACAGTATTTTTTTATTGAAAATGGTAAATGGGTAAGATATTTTAGAGGAGACGAGAAATCCAAATCAAGAATTAGAGAAATAACTAATTTTAAGAATGGAAAGAGAGAAGGGAAATTTACTTATTTTTCTACTACAGGAGAAATAAAAAGAGAAGGTTTTTATTTAAATAATAAAGAGCATGGAGAAATTATAACTTATGACAGAAAAGGTGATCTAAGTATTGTTCGTAATTGTGTCAATGGAAAAACTATTGAGTCTAAACATTATTCTTTTGGTAAAGTTTCGTCTAACTCAAAAATAGATTTAAAAACAAATGTAGAAATAATTAAAGAATATGATTCTAATGGGAATTTAAATAAAACTACTAATAAAAAAGGAGAACTTGAAAACGTTAAACTTTTTAATAAAAACGGTTTATTAACAAACGAGTTTGTACTATATCAAAACAAAAGAATTGGAAAAGATATAAAATATGACATAAATGGGATTAGGTCGATTGAAGAATATTTAGAAGATAAAACACGTATTTATACTAAATATAATTCGAAAGATAAAAGCATAACAGTAGAAGGTAAATATAATGAAAGAGGTGCTAAAGTAGGTACTTGGAAAAATTATTATAATAATAAAATATATGATATTAGAAGTTATAAAAACGGAAAATTAAATGGAACATATAAACAATTTAGAAGTAATGGTGATTTGAGTGAAGAAGGCAAATATAAAGATGGTAAAAAAGATGGAGAGTGGATTTATTATAGCAGAATTGACAACAAAATAGATAAAACAATTAATTATAATAATGGAGTAAAGATATAG
- a CDS encoding NAD(P)/FAD-dependent oxidoreductase, whose protein sequence is MVRTFQLRVSLKEETIEGILTKKAAKHVGADEKDIVVKVLRKSIDARKPRIYINYKLQVYINEKPSEIPEYVFEYKDVSKAKEVHIIGFGPAGMWAALRCLELGFKPIVLERGKNVKDRRRDLKAINQEHIVGEDSNYCFGEGGAGTYSDGKLYTRSIKRGDVRRIFESLVHHGATEQILIDAHPHIGTNKLPKIVQNIREAVLNHGGEIHFDTRVVDFTLQNNKIKAVQLQNGTEMAVNRVILATGHSARDIYYLLHKKEIALEAKSFAMGVRVEHPQHIIDSIQYHCSGSRNELLPAASYSLVEQVKNRGVYSFCMCPGGFIVPAATAPGEVVVNGMSPSKRNNLYANSGIVVEINADEDLRKYEKHGVLKGLEFQKDLERLAFTAGGRTQTAPAQRMTDFVEGKLSADLNATSYQPGLKSVPMHSLLPKLIGSRLRGGFAAFGEKMKGYYTAEANIVGVESRTSSPVNIPRKENLEHPEIQGLFPCGEGGGYAGGIVSAAMDGERCAEAAIAGL, encoded by the coding sequence ATGGTTAGAACATTTCAGCTTCGCGTCTCTTTAAAAGAAGAAACAATAGAGGGTATCCTTACTAAAAAAGCAGCAAAACATGTTGGTGCAGACGAAAAAGATATCGTCGTAAAAGTGTTACGAAAATCTATTGATGCCCGTAAGCCTAGAATCTACATAAATTACAAGCTTCAAGTATATATCAATGAAAAACCTTCTGAAATTCCAGAATATGTTTTTGAATACAAAGATGTCTCTAAAGCTAAAGAAGTACATATTATAGGTTTTGGTCCTGCAGGAATGTGGGCAGCACTGCGCTGTTTAGAATTAGGGTTTAAACCTATTGTTTTAGAACGCGGAAAAAATGTAAAAGACAGACGCCGTGATTTAAAAGCCATAAACCAAGAGCATATTGTGGGCGAAGATTCTAACTACTGCTTTGGGGAAGGTGGTGCAGGTACGTATTCTGACGGAAAGCTGTATACCCGTAGTATTAAACGAGGCGATGTTCGTAGAATTTTTGAAAGTTTGGTACACCATGGTGCTACGGAGCAAATTTTAATAGATGCACATCCGCATATAGGAACTAATAAGCTTCCTAAAATTGTTCAGAATATTAGAGAAGCTGTCCTTAACCACGGTGGTGAAATTCATTTTGATACGCGCGTGGTAGATTTCACCCTTCAGAATAACAAAATAAAGGCCGTTCAGCTTCAAAACGGAACAGAAATGGCCGTAAACCGTGTCATTCTTGCTACAGGCCATTCCGCTAGAGATATTTATTACTTGTTGCATAAAAAAGAAATTGCACTAGAAGCAAAATCATTTGCTATGGGGGTTCGGGTAGAGCATCCACAGCACATCATAGATAGTATTCAATACCATTGCTCAGGCAGCAGAAATGAATTGCTTCCTGCGGCATCGTATAGTTTAGTTGAACAAGTAAAAAATAGAGGCGTTTATTCTTTCTGTATGTGTCCTGGCGGATTTATTGTTCCGGCAGCTACCGCACCGGGAGAAGTTGTGGTCAATGGGATGTCTCCTTCTAAACGAAACAACCTCTATGCCAACTCAGGTATTGTGGTAGAAATCAATGCCGATGAAGATTTGCGCAAGTATGAAAAACATGGCGTTTTAAAAGGCTTAGAATTCCAAAAAGATTTAGAGCGTTTGGCATTTACCGCTGGAGGCAGAACACAAACGGCTCCTGCACAACGAATGACAGATTTTGTAGAAGGTAAATTATCGGCAGATTTAAATGCTACTTCGTATCAGCCAGGATTAAAATCGGTTCCTATGCATTCCCTGCTACCAAAATTAATTGGGAGTAGATTACGTGGTGGTTTTGCTGCTTTTGGCGAAAAAATGAAAGGATACTATACCGCAGAAGCTAATATTGTTGGGGTAGAATCTAGAACATCATCTCCGGTAAACATCCCTAGAAAAGAAAATTTAGAGCACCCAGAAATCCAAGGTCTTTTTCCTTGTGGTGAAGGTGGTGGTTATGCTGGCGGAATTGTTTCTGCCGCTATGGATGGCGAGCGTTGCGCAGAAGCCGCTATTGCCGGACTATAA
- a CDS encoding single-stranded DNA-binding protein, with the protein MNALRNSVQLIGNLGNDPEIVNLDSGTKLAKFTIATSDSYKNAQGEKVEDTQWHNIVAWGKTAEIVENFLVKGKQVAVEGKLMHRSYETKEGEKRYITEIKCNELLMLGK; encoded by the coding sequence ATGAACGCACTTAGAAATTCAGTACAGTTGATTGGTAATTTAGGAAATGATCCAGAAATCGTAAATTTAGATAGCGGCACCAAGCTCGCTAAGTTTACCATTGCTACCAGCGATTCTTATAAGAACGCTCAAGGCGAAAAGGTAGAAGATACCCAGTGGCATAATATTGTAGCGTGGGGAAAAACAGCAGAAATTGTAGAAAATTTTTTGGTCAAAGGAAAACAAGTAGCGGTAGAAGGTAAATTAATGCACCGGTCTTACGAAACCAAAGAAGGGGAGAAGCGCTACATCACAGAGATTAAATGTAATGAACTATTAATGTTGGGGAAGTAA
- a CDS encoding ankyrin repeat domain-containing protein — MHKNYLTILLFIISSSLIAQNIITLKEDLVSNRKDGLYLISSKSYKKFPVKGSEEKKSIYMYGDGLGVKYFKSLIIDKNKISIQLDKKLVEGYFTSKKNTIAFVFNDTIYQLSKPNKLFINKAIFDVEDLSEYDKSKIVNYFKKLPTFETQHQFKENLEAHNFKKADSLLKNGAYVIKSIYLDAYEYRDTLLIDYFKKINYTQKAERMNEAIKIRDKEFINDYQNFVKDKPKNQDRLDNNFIYASRHSSKEIVALILNYGANKNIKRPVIGFDSPTFINALDYAAINGEIEVFEYLISKGLTGVYPITFIEACQDNNQFMINHLLKSGYNINNQDYEGLSVLHYLLNTAKIDRAIFIISKGIDVNLADKNGNTALHKLASLTYTPLLNSYSYYGVKSNDIEKVARNLIEHGANINLKNKNGNTALDIAKGAEGKIDHYHINTNDELIILLEKHQN; from the coding sequence ATGCACAAAAATTATCTTACAATTTTGTTATTTATAATTTCATCATCTTTAATAGCTCAAAACATCATTACACTTAAAGAAGACTTAGTTTCTAATAGAAAAGATGGCCTATATCTTATTTCTTCTAAAAGTTATAAAAAATTTCCAGTCAAAGGTTCAGAAGAAAAAAAATCAATTTATATGTATGGAGATGGTTTAGGAGTTAAATATTTTAAGTCATTAATTATAGATAAGAATAAAATTAGTATTCAGTTAGATAAAAAATTAGTAGAAGGCTATTTTACTTCAAAAAAAAACACAATAGCTTTTGTCTTTAATGACACTATTTATCAACTAAGTAAACCTAATAAGCTTTTCATAAATAAAGCCATTTTTGATGTTGAGGATTTATCTGAATATGATAAAAGTAAAATCGTTAATTATTTTAAAAAATTACCAACTTTCGAAACTCAACATCAATTTAAAGAAAACTTAGAAGCTCATAATTTTAAAAAAGCAGATTCTCTTTTAAAAAATGGTGCATATGTAATAAAAAGCATTTATTTAGATGCTTATGAATACAGAGATACTCTATTAATTGATTATTTTAAAAAAATAAATTACACTCAAAAAGCGGAAAGAATGAATGAGGCGATTAAAATCCGTGACAAAGAATTTATAAATGATTATCAAAACTTCGTGAAGGATAAGCCTAAAAATCAAGATAGATTAGATAACAATTTTATATACGCTTCTAGGCATAGTTCTAAAGAAATTGTAGCTCTTATTTTAAATTATGGGGCTAATAAAAATATTAAGAGACCAGTAATTGGCTTTGATTCACCAACTTTTATTAATGCCTTAGATTATGCTGCTATTAATGGCGAAATTGAAGTGTTCGAATATTTAATTTCAAAAGGTTTAACTGGAGTATATCCAATAACATTTATAGAGGCTTGTCAGGATAATAATCAGTTTATGATAAATCACTTACTGAAAAGTGGTTATAACATAAATAATCAAGACTATGAAGGGCTTAGTGTTTTACATTATTTACTAAACACTGCGAAAATAGACCGTGCAATATTTATTATAAGTAAAGGAATTGATGTTAACTTAGCAGACAAAAACGGTAATACTGCTTTACATAAACTCGCTTCACTTACCTATACTCCATTATTAAATAGCTACAGTTATTACGGTGTAAAAAGTAACGATATAGAAAAAGTAGCCAGAAATCTAATAGAACATGGTGCTAACATTAATTTAAAAAATAAAAACGGTAATACTGCTTTAGACATTGCAAAAGGAGCTGAAGGTAAAATAGATCATTATCATATTAATACAAATGATGAACTAATAATATTACTTGAAAAACATCAAAATTAA
- a CDS encoding DUF2314 domain-containing protein: MEINKDNPTMIAAIKNAKNSIDQFKKLLDLYPKEGHVKVPFLTNSGETEFLWGDVTKIMNSDLDIFLTTPPITHDGKMARNVKYSLYDIVDWTVTIPDEKIKGGFTMKAMFEIYIDKYGELPEILLQEKNMYE; encoded by the coding sequence TTGGAAATTAATAAAGATAACCCGACAATGATTGCCGCAATTAAAAATGCAAAAAATAGTATAGACCAGTTTAAAAAATTATTAGACCTATACCCGAAAGAAGGACATGTTAAAGTTCCATTTTTGACAAACTCAGGTGAAACTGAATTTCTTTGGGGAGATGTCACCAAAATAATGAATAGTGATTTAGATATTTTTTTAACTACTCCACCAATTACTCATGATGGAAAAATGGCCAGAAATGTAAAGTACAGCCTATATGATATTGTGGACTGGACCGTAACTATCCCAGATGAAAAAATAAAAGGAGGGTTTACTATGAAAGCCATGTTTGAAATTTATATCGACAAATATGGCGAACTACCCGAAATACTACTTCAGGAAAAAAATATGTACGAGTAA
- a CDS encoding integrin alpha: MILMFIKSKKSNLLLSIILIAFTFFSCNSSDNSTEEIIDDEVIDDDAMFYQAESFVKIENGLGGLDADLDAGDRFARDHDAIGDVNGDGVIDYVIGARSDDDGGVDAGAVYILFMNSDGSVSSNQKISTEEGNFDETLNAGNFFGYGVAGVGDYNDDGIPDIAVSAPTSPNNSLYIIHLDTNGKVKSYVKNENINAQGLTAIGDINNDNRIDLVACDPVSDDGGSNRGAIDILFLNDSSEVLNESTVTISSTQGNFGEGLQDGDEFGGREVAMLGDLDNDGAIEMAVGAFLSDGGKGAIWILSLDVTTLNVVSKIKITEGLNGFTETLDLEENPNGTFGAQFGHAMCAAGDIDGDGITDLVTGANQQNEGNGYILYLNEDKTVKTFDKISATEGGFDLVLGSDDRFARSISYVGDIKGDGSFAVNFGGGVGIGGTGSLYTLFFRPIN; the protein is encoded by the coding sequence ATGATATTGATGTTTATTAAATCCAAAAAAAGCAATTTACTTTTAAGTATAATTTTAATTGCATTTACTTTTTTTAGTTGCAATAGTAGCGATAATAGTACTGAAGAAATTATTGATGATGAAGTAATTGATGACGATGCAATGTTTTATCAAGCAGAAAGCTTTGTAAAGATAGAGAATGGTTTGGGAGGGCTTGATGCTGATTTGGATGCTGGAGACAGGTTTGCGAGAGACCATGATGCCATAGGTGATGTGAATGGGGATGGTGTAATAGATTATGTTATTGGCGCGCGATCAGATGATGATGGTGGGGTTGATGCCGGAGCAGTATATATTTTGTTTATGAATAGTGATGGTTCTGTATCATCTAATCAAAAAATATCCACAGAAGAAGGTAATTTTGATGAAACTTTAAATGCCGGAAATTTCTTTGGTTACGGTGTTGCTGGTGTGGGGGATTACAATGATGATGGTATTCCTGATATTGCAGTTTCCGCACCAACGAGTCCCAATAACTCATTGTATATTATTCACTTGGATACGAATGGAAAAGTAAAAAGCTATGTAAAAAATGAAAATATAAACGCTCAAGGTTTAACGGCTATCGGGGATATTAATAACGATAATCGAATTGATTTAGTAGCATGCGACCCAGTATCGGATGATGGTGGTTCAAATAGGGGCGCTATTGATATATTGTTTTTAAATGATAGTTCTGAAGTTCTTAATGAAAGTACGGTAACCATTAGTTCTACACAAGGCAATTTTGGTGAAGGATTGCAAGATGGCGATGAATTTGGAGGAAGGGAAGTTGCTATGCTTGGGGATTTAGATAATGATGGGGCTATAGAGATGGCTGTAGGGGCATTTTTGTCCGACGGTGGTAAAGGTGCAATCTGGATACTTTCATTGGATGTAACAACATTAAATGTAGTTTCTAAAATTAAAATAACAGAAGGATTAAATGGTTTTACGGAAACACTTGATTTAGAAGAGAACCCCAATGGTACTTTTGGTGCGCAGTTTGGGCATGCTATGTGCGCAGCTGGTGATATTGATGGTGATGGGATAACAGATTTAGTTACGGGAGCCAATCAGCAAAATGAAGGTAACGGGTATATCCTATATCTAAATGAAGATAAGACCGTAAAAACATTTGATAAAATTAGTGCAACGGAAGGTGGTTTTGATTTGGTTCTTGGCTCAGATGATCGTTTTGCACGTTCCATATCTTATGTAGGAGATATAAAAGGAGACGGTTCTTTTGCAGTAAATTTTGGTGGTGGTGTAGGAATTGGTGGAACAGGCTCGCTTTATACACTTTTCTTTAGACCTATTAATTAG
- the rluF gene encoding 23S rRNA pseudouridine(2604) synthase RluF, producing the protein MAETTPTRINKYLSEVGYCSRRAADKLIDQGRVTINGKVPEMGTKITAADEIRVDGELIGKPKGEHTYIAFNKPVGIVCTTDTGVEKDNIIDFINYPKRIFPIGRLDKPSEGLIFLTDDGDIVNKILRARNNHEKEYIVSVNKPVNSDFLRQMSSGVPILDTVTRPCKVEKIDKYTFSIILTQGLNRQIRRMCDHLEYRVKRLQRVRIMNVELDLEVGKYRDLTAAELSEINRLVAASEKTHD; encoded by the coding sequence ATGGCAGAGACTACTCCCACCCGAATAAATAAATATTTAAGCGAAGTTGGCTATTGCTCACGACGAGCAGCCGATAAGCTTATTGATCAAGGCAGAGTCACCATCAATGGCAAAGTTCCTGAAATGGGAACCAAAATAACTGCTGCCGATGAAATTAGAGTAGATGGTGAACTGATAGGAAAGCCTAAAGGAGAGCATACCTATATTGCTTTTAATAAGCCTGTAGGAATTGTGTGTACCACGGATACTGGTGTAGAGAAAGATAACATAATCGACTTTATAAATTACCCAAAGCGTATTTTCCCGATTGGACGATTGGACAAACCGTCTGAAGGGTTAATTTTTCTAACGGATGATGGCGATATTGTCAATAAAATTCTACGTGCACGTAATAATCATGAAAAGGAATATATCGTTTCAGTAAATAAGCCTGTGAATTCAGATTTTTTAAGGCAGATGAGTAGCGGAGTTCCTATATTAGATACGGTAACCCGCCCATGTAAAGTAGAGAAAATAGACAAATACACTTTCAGTATTATTTTGACGCAAGGACTAAACCGACAAATTAGAAGAATGTGCGATCATTTAGAGTATCGCGTAAAACGTTTACAGCGTGTCCGGATTATGAATGTAGAATTGGATCTTGAAGTAGGGAAATACCGTGACTTAACAGCAGCAGAGCTTTCAGAAATTAACCGTTTGGTCGCTGCTTCAGAAAAAACACACGACTAG
- a CDS encoding type II toxin-antitoxin system RelE/ParE family toxin encodes MVLKIIWSEFAETQLDEIYEYYEKKASPRIAKKLLKGIINEPKKLIKTPQIGQEEELLKQREIHYRYLVYKNYKLIYSVDTENGFIKIADVFDTRQNPPKLKRTK; translated from the coding sequence ATGGTCTTGAAAATTATTTGGTCTGAATTCGCTGAAACTCAACTTGACGAAATCTACGAATATTACGAAAAGAAAGCAAGTCCTAGAATTGCAAAAAAACTTCTGAAAGGAATTATCAACGAACCAAAAAAGTTGATAAAGACACCTCAAATTGGACAAGAAGAGGAATTACTAAAACAAAGAGAAATTCATTATAGATATTTAGTTTACAAAAACTACAAACTGATTTATTCTGTTGATACGGAAAACGGATTTATAAAAATTGCTGACGTTTTTGATACTCGACAGAATCCACCGAAACTCAAACGGACAAAATAA
- a CDS encoding transposase yields the protein MSQLSVDTASHVITDIRAYHADGKDNQQLPDIVERLHKRLWQQGLFWENCVADTGYSSGENYAYLEQKGLRSFIPPHGTYKGGPDGFIYNREEDYYQCPQGKIIPFTKAFNDYRTGTKKKEYRARKHVCVACPMRSSCLGKSAQEKKFSVTYYREEYERNNARVHSPQGRYMKGKRQSTVEPVFGTLTQFMGLRKINTLGLKQANKVMHLSAIAYNLKTCLPAGRST from the coding sequence TTGAGTCAGTTAAGTGTGGATACGGCTAGTCATGTCATCACCGACATTCGGGCGTATCATGCTGATGGAAAAGACAATCAACAATTACCAGATATAGTAGAACGTTTACATAAGCGTTTGTGGCAACAGGGTCTGTTTTGGGAAAATTGTGTTGCGGACACTGGCTACAGTAGTGGCGAGAACTATGCTTATTTAGAGCAGAAAGGACTTAGAAGTTTTATTCCTCCACATGGTACCTATAAAGGTGGTCCGGATGGTTTTATTTATAATAGGGAAGAAGATTATTATCAGTGTCCACAAGGAAAGATTATCCCCTTTACTAAAGCGTTTAATGATTATAGAACAGGAACAAAAAAGAAAGAATATAGGGCACGAAAACATGTTTGTGTTGCTTGCCCAATGCGCAGTAGTTGTCTAGGGAAAAGTGCCCAAGAAAAGAAGTTTAGTGTAACGTATTACCGAGAAGAATACGAACGTAATAATGCTAGGGTACACAGTCCACAGGGCAGATACATGAAAGGCAAACGCCAAAGTACAGTTGAACCCGTATTTGGTACTTTAACGCAGTTTATGGGCTTACGGAAAATAAATACGCTAGGCTTAAAACAAGCCAATAAGGTGATGCACCTATCAGCAATAGCCTATAATCTGAAGACCTGCCTGCCGGCAGGCAGGAGTACCTGA
- a CDS encoding DEAD/DEAH box helicase, whose translation MTFKELGIAEPILKALASEGYENPTPIQEKSIPILLKGKDLLGVAQTGTGKTAAFGIPILHHLYTNNSGIGKRKIKALVVTPTRELAIQIGESFTAYARFTGIKNTVIFGGVKQGKQTDALRQGVEILVATPGRLLDLMNQGFISLRDLEHVVLDEADQMLDMGFIHDVKKIIAKLPAKRQSLFFSATMPKTIVELSQKILGEFEQVTIKPEQATAEKVEQAIYFVPKGDKVKLLVHLIETKEAKAVLVFSRTKHGANKIVKLLDKAGIHAAAIHGNKSQTARQNALKDFKDGKLTVLVATDIAARGIDIDDLSLVVNYDLPNVPETYVHRIGRTGRANASGVALSFCDREERAYLKDIQKLIKQTIPTITDHPFKDDGSRPVEADTDDRPKRQGQQSRSRNSGQKPSNSNNRNKNRNRNRNRSSDGPK comes from the coding sequence ATGACATTTAAAGAATTAGGGATTGCAGAGCCTATTTTGAAAGCTTTAGCTTCAGAAGGTTACGAAAATCCTACTCCAATACAAGAAAAATCAATTCCAATATTACTAAAAGGCAAAGACCTTTTAGGCGTTGCACAAACAGGAACGGGAAAAACAGCAGCTTTCGGAATTCCCATTTTACATCACTTATATACAAATAATAGCGGCATAGGCAAACGAAAAATTAAAGCCCTAGTCGTTACACCTACGCGAGAATTAGCCATTCAAATTGGCGAAAGCTTTACAGCATACGCAAGATTTACCGGCATTAAAAATACCGTTATTTTTGGTGGTGTAAAACAAGGAAAACAGACCGATGCATTACGCCAAGGTGTTGAAATTCTAGTTGCTACTCCTGGTCGTTTGTTAGATTTAATGAATCAAGGGTTTATTTCCTTACGCGATTTAGAACATGTGGTTTTAGATGAAGCCGATCAAATGCTTGATATGGGTTTTATTCACGATGTAAAAAAAATCATCGCAAAACTACCTGCTAAACGTCAATCGCTTTTCTTTTCGGCAACCATGCCTAAAACAATCGTAGAATTATCGCAAAAAATATTAGGCGAATTTGAGCAAGTAACGATTAAGCCTGAACAGGCTACTGCTGAAAAAGTAGAGCAAGCTATTTATTTTGTCCCTAAAGGAGATAAGGTGAAACTTTTGGTTCACTTAATTGAAACAAAAGAAGCTAAAGCGGTATTGGTTTTCTCAAGAACTAAACATGGCGCTAATAAAATAGTTAAGTTATTAGACAAAGCAGGAATACATGCTGCGGCTATTCACGGTAATAAATCGCAAACGGCAAGACAAAACGCTTTAAAAGATTTTAAAGACGGTAAATTAACAGTTCTAGTGGCTACAGATATTGCTGCGCGTGGAATTGATATTGATGATTTATCATTAGTGGTAAATTATGATTTACCAAATGTACCAGAAACTTATGTTCACCGTATTGGTAGAACAGGTAGGGCAAATGCTAGTGGTGTAGCTTTATCTTTCTGTGATAGAGAAGAAAGGGCATATTTAAAAGACATCCAGAAGCTTATAAAACAGACTATTCCTACCATTACAGATCATCCATTTAAAGATGATGGTAGCAGACCTGTTGAAGCAGATACAGATGATAGGCCAAAAAGACAAGGACAGCAGAGCCGTTCTAGAAACAGTGGTCAGAAACCAAGTAATTCTAACAACAGAAATAAAAATAGGAACCGCAATAGAAATCGCAGTAGCGACGGACCTAAATAA
- a CDS encoding transposase: MQGKKTYQEKLFNSFRLSERVPQDNFYRLLKGVLDLNFLYVQTKSYYGDSGQKSIDPVVFFKLCLVGYLENIISDRKLIQHCSMRLDILYFIDYDLDEELPWHSTISRTRQLFPESVFEEVFTKVLSMCIEKGMVSGHTQAIDSAPIKANASMDTLELKVPEEDLQAHLRKVRVFSSMDKETPHRKSKDDKSDRGQRIVTASKKELGAIQSRNKKWSTDQDQRPGSGNKGSKYTSNKTHYSPTDPDARISVKPGKARKL, encoded by the coding sequence ATGCAAGGCAAAAAAACATATCAAGAAAAGCTTTTTAATAGTTTTCGCTTAAGCGAACGAGTTCCTCAAGACAATTTTTATCGTTTATTAAAAGGTGTATTAGATTTAAATTTTCTCTATGTTCAAACCAAGAGTTACTATGGCGACAGTGGCCAGAAGAGTATAGATCCGGTAGTGTTCTTCAAGTTGTGTTTGGTTGGTTATTTAGAGAATATTATCAGTGACCGTAAATTAATACAGCATTGTTCTATGCGATTAGATATTCTCTATTTCATTGATTACGATTTAGACGAGGAGCTTCCTTGGCACAGTACGATAAGTAGGACTCGTCAGTTGTTTCCTGAGTCAGTATTTGAAGAAGTTTTCACTAAAGTACTTAGTATGTGTATAGAAAAGGGAATGGTAAGTGGTCATACCCAAGCTATTGATTCGGCCCCAATAAAAGCGAATGCAAGTATGGATACTTTGGAGCTTAAAGTACCTGAAGAAGATTTGCAAGCACATTTACGAAAGGTTCGTGTGTTTAGTTCTATGGACAAAGAAACACCGCACCGTAAAAGCAAAGACGATAAGTCAGATAGAGGTCAGCGTATCGTTACAGCGAGCAAGAAAGAACTAGGTGCTATCCAAAGCAGAAATAAGAAATGGAGTACAGATCAAGACCAGCGACCAGGGTCGGGAAACAAAGGCTCGAAGTATACCAGTAATAAAACCCATTACAGTCCTACTGATCCAGATGCTCGGATTAGTGTAAAGCCTGGCAAGGCTCGGAAGCTTTAA